A window of Microbispora hainanensis genomic DNA:
CCGTACGGGCGCTCGCGGTCGAGGCCGAACGCGGTCGCCCGGTGCCTGGCCAGCTCGTCGAACTCCACGAAGGAGCCCTCGTCGAGGAAGGCCGCCAGCCGCTCGCGGGCCGTCATCTTGCCCTTGGCGTGCTGCTTCTCCACCGCTCGCTGGGAGCCCGCGTGGGCCGCCTCGCTCAGGCGCCGTTCCAGATCGGCGATCTTGCCGGCGGTGGTGTGGATGTCGATCTCGGGGACGCGTTCGGCGCTCATCGCCCGCTCACCGTTCCTCGTGTGCTCAGCGGCCCTCGGGTCCCGAACGCCGCTCCGGGTCGCGTCGAATCCATGCCCGACAGGTTAACCAGAGCGGCATCGCGCGGTCGCTCCGGGTCGCGCGCAATGGGATCTACGGATGCCCCGCAGGAACGCGCCCCGTGCGCCGTTCGTTCGTCTTTACGACGGCTTTATACGACTGGGGGCTCCATGACGGATGCCGTAAGGACGCAGGGATTGTTCAAGCGCTTCGGGCAGCAGGTGGCGGTCGGCGGTGTCGATCTGGTCGTCCCGAGGGGCAGCTTCGCCGGGCTGGTCGGCCCCAACGGCGCGGGCAAGACGACCACGCTGAGCATGGTCACCGGGCTGCTGCGCCCGGACGGCGGGCGGATCGAGATCGACGGCCACGACGTGTGGGCCGACCCGGTCGGCGTCAAGGCACGCATCGGCGTGCTGCCCGAGGGCCTGCGGCTGTTCGAACGGCTGTCCGGCCGCGAACTGCTGATGTACTGCGGCCAGTTGCGCGGCATCCCCATGGACGAGGTCGGAAAGCGCGCCGACGAGCTGCTCAGGGTCATGGGCCTGGTCGAGGCACAGGACAAGCTGGTGGTCGACTACTCCACCGGCATGCGCAAGAAGATCGGCCTCGCGGCGGCGCTGCTGCACAACCCGGGCGTGCTGTTCCTCGACGAGCCGTTCGAGGGCGTCGATCCCGTCTCCGCCAACACGCTGACCGAGGTGCTGCGCAGATATGTCGCCTCGGGCTCCACCGTCGTCTTCTCCAGCCACGTGATGGATCTGGTCGAGCGGCTGTGCGACTGGGTGTCGGTGATGAACCGCGGGTTCGTCGTCGCGCAGGGCCCGCTCGACGACGTACGGCAGGGCCGCACGCTCAACGAGGCGTTCCTCGATCTGGTCGGCGTGCGCGGCAACGGGGAGGAGGGCCTGTCGTGGCTGGGCTCGCCGGCATGACCTGGCTGTTCGTCCGGCTCAAGCTCAGCCTGGTGCGCGGGGGCCTGCGCGGCGACGCCGGCAGGCAGGCCGGCTTCGCCTTCTCCATGGTCGTCGCGCTTGTCGCGGCCGTCGCCGGTTTCGCCCTGGTGTCCCTCATCCGGTCCGCGCCGTCCGACATCGCCCTCGACCTCGTGGCGACGGCGTTCGCGATCTTCGCCATCGGGTGGGTCATCGTGCCGCTGACGGCGTTCGGCCTGGACGAGACGCTCGACCCGGCCCGGCTGGCCCTGTTTCCGCTGACCACCCGGCAGCTCGCGACCGGCATGCTGGCAGCGTCGGCGACCGGGCCGTGGCCGATCGCCTCGCTGATCGCGCTGTCCGGCGGCGTGGTCGCGCTCGCCCACGGTCCTGGCGGGGTGCTGCTCGGGGTGCCCGCGGTGATCCTCGTGTTCGCCTTCTGCCTCACCACGTCGCGCCTGGTGACCACCGGGCTGTCCGGCCTGCTGCGCACCCGCAGGGGACGCGATCTGCTGGCGGTCGCCGCCATCTTCGTGGTGCTGCTCGTCCAGGTGCCGAACCTGCTGGTCAACCGCGGCCTGTCGGGCGACCCCACGCGGATGCTGGCGTCGGTGGGCGACGCCCTGCGCTGGACGCCGCCGGGGCTGGCCGCGCACGCGATCGCCGACGGGGGCCTCATCGGCGTCGCCGAGCTGATCGTCGTCGCGATGTCGGTCGTCGTGCTGGGATGGCTGTGGGTCGCCGCGCTGCGGCACGCGCTGGTGCGGCCCGACGCCTCCAGCCAGGGCGGCGGCTCCGTCCGGAGGTCGGGCCGGATCTCGATCGGCCGGTTCCTGCCCGGCGGCATGCTCGGCGCGGTCGTCGCGAAGGAACTGAAGTACGCCGCGCGGGAGCCCCGGGGCCGGGTGAACTGGATCATGGCGCTGTGCGTCACCGTGATCGTCACGCTCTCCCTGCGCGGTGGGGACGGCGAGGCCGGCCTTGGTTCGGTGATCGGGCCCGCCTGCCTGGCGGCCGTCATGATCGGGTTGCAGGCGGGCAACTCCTTCGGCATCGACGGCAGGTCGCTGTGGATGAACGCCGTGGCGTTCTCCACCCCGCGCGACCTGCGTACCGACCTGGCCGGGCGGCATCTGGCCATGGCGGTCATCGGGGTGCCGCTGCTGCTCGCGGTGTCGCTGTTCGCCGGCGTGGTGGGAGGAGGCGACGCCGCCTGGGCTCTCGCCGCCGTTCCTGTCGCCTGGGGCGTGCTCGGCGTCACCATGGGCGTCGGCGCGATCACCAGTGTGACCGCGCCCTACACCTACCCCGACCGCCTGAACGCCTTCAGCGGCGCCGCTCCCGGGCAGGGCGGGCAGGCGTTCGCGGCCTCCTTCGCCACGATGGTCGTCACCGGCGTGCTCACGCTGCCGGTCGTGCTGCCGGTCCTGTTGGGCCTGACCTGGTGGGCCGTGTTCGCCGTGCCGTACGGCGTGGCGGCCGCGTGGGCGGGACGCCGGATCGCCGCCGGTGTCGGCTTCGCCCGCCTCCCCGAGCTCCTCGCCGCCGTCTCCCGCCCCACCTGACGGTGCTGTCGTGCCGCGCTTCCGCGCGGGGGTGTTGTCCTGCTTCCGCGCGGGGGGTGCGTTTTGAGTGGTCTAGTCCAATTGGTGAGACCGCCCTCGGGCTGCCGAGCGCGATTCGCTAGCCTTCGAAGCATGGCCGCCATCGCTCCTGCCGAACGTCACAACGCCGTAGCGGAGATGCCGGACGAACTCCGCGCTGACGTGCGCCTATTGGGTGGATTACTGGGACAGGTGATCGCCGAACACGGCGGTCCCGAGCTTCTCGCCGACGTGGAACGGCTCAGGAAGGCCGTGATCGCGGCCCGCCGCCGGGAGACGACGGCGGACGAGGTCGCGGCACTGGTGGCCGAATGGCCGGTAGACCGCGCCGTGCAGATCGCCCGCGCCTTCACCTGCTACTTCCATCTCGCCAACCTCGCCGAGGAGCACTACCGCATCCGCATCCTGCGGCAGCGCGACAGGGACGACGTGCCGCTGCGCGAGTCCCTCGCGGAGGCCGTGCAGCGGCTGCGGGGG
This region includes:
- a CDS encoding ABC transporter ATP-binding protein, encoding MTDAVRTQGLFKRFGQQVAVGGVDLVVPRGSFAGLVGPNGAGKTTTLSMVTGLLRPDGGRIEIDGHDVWADPVGVKARIGVLPEGLRLFERLSGRELLMYCGQLRGIPMDEVGKRADELLRVMGLVEAQDKLVVDYSTGMRKKIGLAAALLHNPGVLFLDEPFEGVDPVSANTLTEVLRRYVASGSTVVFSSHVMDLVERLCDWVSVMNRGFVVAQGPLDDVRQGRTLNEAFLDLVGVRGNGEEGLSWLGSPA